The Phycisphaeraceae bacterium genome includes a window with the following:
- a CDS encoding aminotransferase class III-fold pyridoxal phosphate-dependent enzyme, with protein sequence MTTTTKTQDLIACHDKALSPNYARLPIAIERGEGSLLYDLEGKRYIDLFAGFGAPVLGHCHQELVKAVTDQANKLWHVGNLLHTEPQVDAAERIQRLGFGGQSFFSHAGADANEAAIKLARLYGKANRGKSISEFGRYKVISATLSFHGRSFATMGATGQLAVRQGFEPLLPGFTNVAYNHIDAIKAAIDDDTVAIIVEPIQGEGGIHVPDPDYFTKLRELCDTHDLLLIADEVWTGCARTGRVFGHQLWNITPDIMTLGKGVGGGLPVGVMCAKPDIAELYSAPKHGRVFHATTLGGNCLAMAATATVFKIIERDKLDQRAHNLGQATMKRLRDAAANNCPAIKQVRGSGLFLGIEINDTKLPPAISTVKDIVAALIQRGVMINATKNGVLRLAPPLTIPEDLLNDGLSALEAVLSGNDG encoded by the coding sequence TCTCACCCAACTACGCCCGCCTTCCCATCGCCATCGAACGCGGCGAAGGCTCGCTCCTATACGACCTCGAAGGTAAACGCTATATCGACCTCTTCGCCGGCTTCGGTGCCCCAGTCCTCGGCCACTGCCACCAGGAACTGGTCAAAGCCGTCACCGACCAAGCCAATAAACTCTGGCATGTCGGCAACCTCCTCCACACCGAACCCCAGGTCGATGCCGCCGAGCGCATCCAACGACTCGGCTTTGGCGGGCAATCCTTCTTCTCGCACGCCGGTGCCGACGCCAACGAAGCCGCCATCAAACTCGCCCGTCTCTATGGCAAAGCCAACCGTGGGAAATCCATCAGCGAGTTCGGCCGCTACAAAGTCATCTCCGCCACCCTCAGTTTCCACGGTCGCTCCTTCGCCACCATGGGAGCCACTGGGCAACTCGCCGTACGTCAGGGCTTCGAACCCCTCCTCCCCGGCTTCACCAACGTCGCCTACAACCACATCGACGCTATCAAAGCCGCCATTGACGACGACACCGTCGCCATCATCGTCGAACCGATCCAAGGCGAAGGCGGGATCCACGTCCCAGACCCCGACTACTTCACCAAACTCCGCGAACTCTGCGACACCCACGACCTCCTGCTCATCGCCGACGAGGTCTGGACCGGTTGCGCCCGCACCGGTCGCGTCTTCGGCCACCAACTCTGGAACATCACTCCCGACATCATGACCCTCGGTAAAGGCGTAGGCGGCGGACTGCCCGTTGGCGTCATGTGCGCCAAACCCGACATCGCCGAACTCTACTCCGCACCCAAGCACGGCAGGGTCTTCCACGCCACCACCCTGGGCGGCAACTGCCTCGCCATGGCCGCCACCGCCACCGTCTTCAAAATCATCGAACGGGACAAGCTCGATCAGCGAGCCCATAACCTGGGCCAGGCCACCATGAAACGTCTCCGAGATGCCGCCGCCAACAACTGCCCCGCCATCAAGCAGGTCCGCGGTTCCGGACTCTTCCTAGGCATCGAGATCAACGACACCAAACTCCCTCCCGCCATATCCACCGTCAAAGACATCGTCGCCGCCCTCATCCAACGAGGCGTGATGATCAACGCCACCAAGAACGGCGTCCTCCGCCTCGCACCCCCCCTCACCATCCCCGAAGACCTCCTCAACGACGGACTCTCCGCCCTCGAAGCCGTCCTCTCCGGAAACGACGGATGA